GACGGGCGGCAGGCCGTACGTCTACCTGGAGGGCCCGCCCGGCACGGTCATGGAGGACGGGGTCTCCGTGACCAACCCCGGGGCGGAACCGCTGACGGTACGGCTGCGGGCCGCCGGTACGGCCAGGCCGGTGTTCGCCGAGGACCGCGTCACCGTCCCCGCCCGCACCCGGGCCGATGTGCCGTTCGCCGTCACGGTCCCGGCCTCCGCCTCCCCCGGTGACCGCTCCGCGCGGGTCGTGGTGTCGTCCGGCGGCCGTGAGGCGGTCGTACGCGTCCATGTGCGCGTCACGGGGCCCGAGCTGGCAGCGCTCACGGTGGAGGACGTCCGGGTCGACGGCCGAGTGATCCGCTACACCCTCGTCAACCGGGGCAACACCGTGGTCGTACCCAGGCTCGCCGTACGCGCCGACGGGCTCACCGGAGAACTGCTGAGACGCCCCGCCCGGACGCTGCCGGTCGAGCTCGGCCCCGGCCGGAGCCTGGAACTGACCGAACCCTGGCCCGATCCGCCCGCCCTTGACTCCGTCGACGTCACGCTCCGCGTCACGGCCCCGGGCGCCGCGTCCGCCGCGGCGACGGCCTCCGCCCGGTACGTGCCGTGGGCCGCGGCGACGGGAACGGCGCTGGCGCTCGGTGCGGCGGCGGACGGTTTCGCGCTGTGGCGCGGCCGCGGACGCACCCCCGACCGGCCCGACCGGCCCCTGGCACAGGCGGGAGCCCAACCGTGAACGGCGCCTCACACACCCCGTCCCCCCGGCCCCGCCTTCTGCGACGGCCGTGCCGCGCGCCCCGTGCGTCGCGGTGCGCCGCCGCCGGCCGCGGGATCGCCGTCCGGTTGCCGGCCGTGCTCCTCGTCGCGGTCGTCGCGGCCGTCGCCGTCGCCGGTCCGCCCCCGTACGCCGTCGCGGACACGAAGCCCGCCGTCCGTCTCTCCGCCGAACAGGCGGGCGGAGGCGGTGACATCACCGTCAGCGGCTCCGGCTGGCGGCCCCGGGCGTTGCTGATGCTGCTGATCTGCGGGCAGTCCTCTCCCGGCAGAGGGGTGATCGGCGGCACCAACTCCTGCGCCAACGCCGGGGGCCGGGCCGTGACCACCGACGCCAAGGGCGCCTTCAGCAGGAAGATGCCGGTCGCCGAGCCGCCGGAGCCGTGTCCCTGTGTGGTCCACGTCGCCACGGTCACCGGCGAACGGGCCTCTGTGGACGCGCTGTTCACGGTCGCCGGGCATCCCACGGCCCCGTTGCCGCGGCAGACGGACGGCGGCAGGCTCGCCGTGCTCGCGACCGCCGAACTGCGGGGGTCGAGCGGGCTGCTCGTCTGGTTCGGCGCCCCGCCGGGCCGTGAACTCGTCTTCACCGTCGGCAATCTCGGTACCGCCCCGGTCGAGGACCCCGTCTTCCGGGTCGGTACGGCCCACGGCGTCTTCGCCCCCCGGTGGGAGGAGCGCCAGTGGCGCGGCACCGTGCAGCCGGGCGGGAAGGCGCAGATCAAGCTGCCCGTCCAGCTACCGGCGGGGGCGCATGGCGACTACCAGGTCTCCGTGAAGTACGGCTCGAAGGTGCTCGTCGAACAGCCCTGGGGCGTGGGCAGGCCCTGGGGTGTGACGCTCTTCTGGGTGCTGCTGGCCGTCGTCGTCCCGGCGGCGCTGTTCCGGATCGGGATGGCCGTCGTGGACCGCGTACGGCCGCGGCACCCCGGCCGGCACCGCACCCCGCACCGCGTCCCGCCCCACCCCGCCCCGCCCGGGGACGGGACGGCCTCCTCGGCGGCGGACGGCCGCCCCGTCGCCACCCCCTCGGCCCTGCCGTGGTTCACCCCGGACTCCGCACCGTCAGAGAACCGACCCACGACGAAGGGACACATGTGAGCACGCAACGGAGGATGAGCGCGGCAGGGGTCGCGCTGATGCTCGGCGGCGCGGGGATCCTGCTGGCCGCCTCCCCCGCCCAGGCCGCCGGCGTCTCGTACGCGACGGAGTGCATCCCGCCGCCCATATCCGGCCTGCCGCCCGTCCAGGGCACCACCGAGGTGCAGATCACCGCGCCTGCGGAGGCCGAGGTCGGGGACGAGATCGAGGTGGTCTGGAAGACGGTCGAGGCGGCGTCCAAGAACCCCGATGTGCTGGATCTGCAGAAGGACACCGTCAAGCCGACGGGCACCCTCAAGGTGGCCGGGGCGCAGACCGCCGACCTGGCGATGGAGGGGCCCCGGCAGAACCCGCCGATCCCGAAGAACAGCCCCATGGTGCTGCCCGACATGAAGGCCAGGCTGAAGCTGACCGCCCCCGGCGAGATCACGCTGACGCCCGGCGCGTACACCATCAACGTCTCCAAGCCGATCTCGACCGACACCAAGTGCGCCCCGAAGGAGGCCGTCCAGCCGGGGGCGACCGTCAAGGTGACGGAAGGCGGCGGCGGTTCGGGCGGTACGACGGGCGGCGACACCGGTGGTTCGTCGAGCGGTGGTTCGTCCAGCGGCGGTCCGTCCACCGGCGGCTCGTCGAGCGGTGGCAGCGACTCCGGCGGGTCCACGGGCGGTGGCGGCGGCCAGACCGACTTCGAGGGCAAGGAGGTGCGGGTCGCGTACTCCTGCAAGACGCCCATCGGCGACAAGGAGGCCGTCTCCCCGGTCAGGATCGACGCCAGGAAGAACGGCGGCGACTTCGACCTCACCGTGAAGTTCTCCACGTCGGTGATGGACAGCCCCGCCGACATCCCTGCCGACTCCGTGAAACCGTCGATGGAGGTTCGGCTGGGTGGTGCCGACAAGGGCTCCGTGCACGTCGAAGGCCCCACGAACAAGGAGCCCATCAAGGCGGGCGACCCGATCGGGATCCCCGATCTGACCGGCACCTACAAGCCGGGCGCCGGCGGCAAGTCGACGCTCAGCCCGGGCGTGCTCACGGTCGAGGCGCTGGGCACGACGACGACCTGCACCCCGCCCGCCGACGTCGCGGTCTCCCTGGAGCTCGACACCTCCGCCCAGCCGGGCGGTGCGAGCGGCGGCTCCGGCGGTGCCGCCTCCGGCTCGGCAGGCGGCGGTGACGTCTCGGGCGGCGGTCTCGCCGACACCGGCGCCGGGGACGGCGGAGCCCTGCGCGCCCTCGCCCTGGTGGCCGGCACGGTCATCCTGACCGGTGGTGCGGTCTTCACGTTCACGCCGTGGGGGAGGCTGCGCGGGGCTCGGTGAGCCGCACGGGCGCGACGGGCCGGCCGGGCTTCCCACCAGGCCCCGCGACGGCGGCAGCGGCGAGGTCACGACGACGAGGAGCCCCCGACCACGAGCACGGCGTCCTGAGTCCGGAGACGAATTCCCGAGCTCGGGGACGGCGGCATGCGAACGGGGAAGACGGCATGGGAAGGAAGGCCGGCCCGGCGCGCGGTGTGCGTGCCGGGCCGACCCCGTTCCGCGGTGAGCGCCTGTGCCGGCGGACGACGCCGGCCGGGCCCGTGTGACGTCAGCGGACGTCGCCCATGAGGGTGCGGATCTTCCTGCCCGCCATCATGAACGTCAGGCCCGCGACGATCGCGACGACCGCCCACATCGAGTAGTACGCGGAGTCGCCCAGCGGCTCGTTGAGCTTGGTGGTCCAGCCGTTGAGGGCGTTGCCCGTCGCGGTGGCCAGGAACCACAGTCCCATGATCTGGCCGACGAACTGCTTGGGGGCCAGCTTCGTGGAGAGCGACAGGCCCACCGGCGACAGGCACATCTCGCCGAGGGTCTGAACGAGGTAGACGCTCAGCAGCCAGAAGACGGTGACCTTGCCGGTCCCGCTGTTCGCGGCCGCGGCGCCCGCCAGGCCCATGATGGCGAAGGAACCGCCGATGAGCAGCATCGCCAGGGCGAACTTCATCGGGGTGCCGGGCTCGCGGTTGCGCTTGGCGAGCCTGACCCAGAGGGCGGCGAAGAGCGGGGCCAGCACGATGACCATGGCCGGATTCACCGACTGGTACCAGGACGCGGGGAACTCCCAGCCGCCGATCACACGGTCGGTCTTGTTGTCCGCGAACAGGGTCAGCAGCGAGCCCGACTGGTCGTAGATCATCCAGAACAGCACGGCCGTGGCGAAGAACCAGGCGAACGCCTGGATCTTGGGCTTGTCGGTCGCGGTCAGCGCCGGGTTCCGGTAGATCGCGACGAAGTAGACGACCGGCACGACGATGCCGAGGACCGCCAGGACGTTGACGACGTGCTCGATGTCGTACGTGCCGAGCAGCACGTCGACGGCGAGGGCGGCGACGGCCAGGCCGCCCCACAGCAGGACCTTGCGCAGCGCGGTCCGCTTCTCCTCGGGCGTCGCCGGAGTGCCGGGCTCCTTGCCGACGTCGCCGAGGTGGCGGCTGCCGAGGACGTACTGGACGACCGCCAGCGTCATGCCGATACCGGCGACGGAGAATCCGAGGTGCCAGTTGACGTTCTCGCCGAGGTAGCCGACGACCAGCGGGGCGGCCATGGCACCGATGTTGATCGCCATGTAGAAGAGCGTGAAACCGGCGTCCCGGCGGGCGCTGGACTGGCCCTCGTAGAGCCCGCCGACCATGGCCGAGATGTTCGGCTTCAGCAGACCCGTACCGGCGGCGATGAGCACCAGGCCGGCGAAGAAGGCGGTGTCCGACGGGATGGCCAGGGTGTAGTGGCCCAGGGCGATGACGATGCCGCCGACGAGGACGGCCTTGCGCGCGCCCCACAGGCGGTCGGCGATCCAGCCGCCGGGCATGGCGGCCATGTAGACCACGGCGTTGTAGACGCCGTAGATGGAGGCGGCCAGCGCCTCCCTGCCCTGGAGCGGCCCGTCGAGGACCCCCGCGACCAGATAGAGGACGAGGATGCCGCGCATTCCGTACCAGGAAAAGCGCTCCCACATCTCCGTCATGAAGAGCGTGGCCATACCGCGTGGGTGGCCGAGGAAGGTCTTCTCGCCAGGGGAGCTGGACGAGTCCTTCGTCAGGCTGGACGCCATGTCGATCCTTGCTGCTCGGGACGCGCCGCGTCGTGAGCGGTTTCCGCGCCCGGTGGGGGGCGGCCGGCACCGGCAGGGGAGCGGTCCCGCCCCCACGCCCGAGGGGCCCGCCCCTGGCGGGGGACGAGGGACAGTCCTCACCGGGATCCGCGCCCCGCGCGCGTCGCCGCGTGCGGGGACCGGCCCAGGTCATTCACGGTCGCGGAGTCGGGCGGGATCCCGCCCGACTCCGCACAGAAAAGAGACCTTTGACGATGAAAGAGGCCAAAGGTCCCGAGTGGTGCTGTAGGTGCTTTAGTGACATAAGGCACGATAGCGACATGTTTAGACCACTTGAGAGAAGGATCACAGGCGTTTCGCGGAACCGCCTGCCCGCATTCGAAGGCGCGAACCAGGGTCGCGCCGCCGACATCGGGGGCCTGCCCAGGCCCCCCGGAGTGTGACCGCCGCGGACTACCATCACCCCATGACCCGTGTACTGCTCGCCGAGGACGACGCATCCATCTCCGAGCCGCTGGCGCGCGCGCTGCGCCGGGAGGGGTACGAGGTCGAGGTCCGTCAGGACGGCCCGACCGCGCTACAGGCCGGGCTCCAGGGCGGTGTCGACCTGGTCGTGCTGGATCTCGGGCTGCCCGGGATGGACGGGCTCGAAGTGGCGAGGCGGCTGCGCGCCGACGGCCACAGCGTGCCGATCCTGGTGCTGACCGCCCGCGCCGACGAGGTGGACACGGTGGTCGGCCTGGACGCCGGCGCCGACGACTACGTGACCAAGCCCTTCCG
The genomic region above belongs to Streptomyces marianii and contains:
- a CDS encoding COG1470 family protein, yielding MADPPRSAVRGLTVPARARPAAAAVALLSVLWAAAPAAAGQDWTAEPATGGRPYVYLEGPPGTVMEDGVSVTNPGAEPLTVRLRAAGTARPVFAEDRVTVPARTRADVPFAVTVPASASPGDRSARVVVSSGGREAVVRVHVRVTGPELAALTVEDVRVDGRVIRYTLVNRGNTVVVPRLAVRADGLTGELLRRPARTLPVELGPGRSLELTEPWPDPPALDSVDVTLRVTAPGAASAAATASARYVPWAAATGTALALGAAADGFALWRGRGRTPDRPDRPLAQAGAQP
- a CDS encoding peptide MFS transporter, encoding MASSLTKDSSSSPGEKTFLGHPRGMATLFMTEMWERFSWYGMRGILVLYLVAGVLDGPLQGREALAASIYGVYNAVVYMAAMPGGWIADRLWGARKAVLVGGIVIALGHYTLAIPSDTAFFAGLVLIAAGTGLLKPNISAMVGGLYEGQSSARRDAGFTLFYMAINIGAMAAPLVVGYLGENVNWHLGFSVAGIGMTLAVVQYVLGSRHLGDVGKEPGTPATPEEKRTALRKVLLWGGLAVAALAVDVLLGTYDIEHVVNVLAVLGIVVPVVYFVAIYRNPALTATDKPKIQAFAWFFATAVLFWMIYDQSGSLLTLFADNKTDRVIGGWEFPASWYQSVNPAMVIVLAPLFAALWVRLAKRNREPGTPMKFALAMLLIGGSFAIMGLAGAAAANSGTGKVTVFWLLSVYLVQTLGEMCLSPVGLSLSTKLAPKQFVGQIMGLWFLATATGNALNGWTTKLNEPLGDSAYYSMWAVVAIVAGLTFMMAGRKIRTLMGDVR